The following are encoded together in the Methanobrevibacter sp. genome:
- a CDS encoding rubredoxin-like domain-containing protein: MAWLCKVCDYVFKGDELPEDYVCPLCGVGIEHFEEIED; the protein is encoded by the coding sequence GTGGCATGGTTATGCAAAGTATGCGATTATGTTTTTAAAGGCGATGAACTGCCTGAAGACTATGTCTGCCCATTATGTGGCGTTGGCATAGAACATTTTGAAGAAATTGAAGACTGA